One Aegilops tauschii subsp. strangulata cultivar AL8/78 chromosome 7, Aet v6.0, whole genome shotgun sequence genomic window carries:
- the LOC109760987 gene encoding alpha-1,3-arabinosyltransferase XAT3 yields MKQPRSRQEPRRMGNSAMVVTMLLSLCVLTFIKARYCSTPYPNKPAPLLDLEVEIDEDYDSSRYKISGPIGEEEFDPSRPTCYNTSKRSERCAAVGDVRVDGNHSKIYISPLGKEWRTKPYARRHDAVAMDDVREFALLPFGGANDTAVPPLCTRNHSVPAFLFSSGGFAGNLYHDYTDVLVPLFTSTHHFGGEVQFLLTDIKDWWLDKFTPLFRQLSNYDVIDVDNDQEVHCFSRIVIGSTFHRPMGIDGTRSPGGETVADFKRLLRRAFRLDRVVASHDGAASLGKPRLLIISRKSSRRFLNERAMAHAAAAAQFDVRIAEPDNHTDMPNFARLVNSADVMMGVHGAGLTNMVFLPSRAVLLQVVPFGGLEWLSRVTFKDPAKDFDVTYMEYNVSLEESSLKDLYPKDHFYLKHPYDVHKKGWNAIKTTYLDKQSVRLDLDKLTRTLQHARSLLPSPSPSSH; encoded by the exons ATGAAGCAGCCGAGGTCGCGGCAGGAGCCGCGCCGGATGGGCAACTCCGCCATGGTCGTCACCATGctgctctccctctgcgtcctcACCTTCATCAAGGCCCGCTACTGCTCCACCCCGTACC CCAACAAGCCGGCGCCGCTGCTGGACCTGGAGGTGGAGATCGACGAGGACTATGACAGCAGCCGGTACAAGATCTCCGGCCCCATCGGGGAGGAGGAGTTCGACCCCAGCCGCCCCACCTGCTACAACACCAGCAAGCGCTCCGAGCGGTGCGCCGCCGTGGGCGACGTCCGGGTCGACGGCAACCACTCCAAAATCTACATCAGCCCGCTGGGCAAGGAGTGGCGGACCAAGCCGTACGCGCGCCGCCACGACGCCGTCGCCATGGACGACGTCCGCGAGTTCGCGCTCCTCCCCTTCGGCGGCGCCAACGACACCGCCGTGCCGCCGCTCTGCACCAGGAACCACTCCGTCCCGGCCTTCCTCTTCTCCAGCGGCGGGTTCGCGGGCAACCTGTACCACGACTACACCGACGTGCTGGTGCCGCTCTTCACCAGCACCCACCACTTCGGCGGCGAGGTGCAGTTCCTGCTCACGGACATCAAGGACTGGTGGCTGGACAAGTTCACGCCGCTCTTCCGCCAGCTCTCCAACTACGACGTCATCGACGTGGACAACGACCAGGAGGTGCACTGCTTCTCGCGCATCGTCATCGGCTCCACCTTCCACCggcccatgggcatcgacggcaCCCGGTCCCCGGGCGGCGAGACCGTGGCCGACTTCAAGCGCCTGCTCCGGCGCGCCTTCCGGCTGGACCGCGTGGTGGCGTCCCACGACGGGGCCGCCAGCCTCGGCAAGCCGCGGCTCCTCATCATCTCCCGCAAGTCGTCGCGGCGGTTCCTGAACGAGCGCGCCATGGcgcacgcggcggcggcggcgcagttcGACGTGCGCATCGCGGAGCCGGACAACCACACGGACATGCCCAACTTCGCGCGGCTGGTGAACTCGGCGGACGTGATGATGGGGGTGCACGGCGCCGGGCTGACCAACATGGTGTTCCTGCCGAGCCGCGCCGTGCTGCTGCAGGTGGTGCCGTTCGGCGGGCTGGAGTGGCTGTCCCGGGTGACCTTCAAGGACCCGGCCAAGGACTTCGACGTGACCTACATGGAGTACAACGTGTCGCTGGAGGAGAGCTCGCTCAAGGACCTCTACCCCAAGGACCATTTCTACCTGAAGCACCCCTACGACGTGCACAAGAAGGGCTGGAACGCCATCAAGACCACCTACCTCGACAAGCAGAGCGTCAGGCTCGACCTCGACAAGCTCACGCGCACGCTCCAGCACGCGCGCAGCCTCctgccctccccctccccctcctcgcACTGA